A genomic region of Candidatus Yanofskybacteria bacterium contains the following coding sequences:
- the mltG gene encoding endolytic transglycosylase MltG — MVRIPDKILKFRKLNQTQITAIVIAVICVLVFGLFVFLPVGNKDEIKNVIIEKGTGLSEIASILKENNIIRDRYVFMLYTTALGAGKDLKAGKYKFTGRFHMTDIVFKLNVGLSEPEDIIAFIPEGYNIWEIDERLSALGFTKKGQFAKANLDQEGFLFPDTYKIDSDNALYVDSTGKLSENSAINSIKQAAVIQNISDKMRANFNKQIDPLLKDLTFDKRKEVLILASMLEKEVRTENDMRLVAGIMYKRLKKGMPLQIDATVSYGACLRNFVATDYKIDCDVTQIGVGKEIRIDSEYNTYTRKTLPIGPISNPGVRSIKAMLNPLDSPYLYYLTTRDGQMIYSKTGWEHEANRTKYLKSQ; from the coding sequence ATAGTGAGGATTCCCGATAAGATCTTAAAATTTAGGAAGTTAAATCAAACACAGATTACCGCTATAGTCATAGCGGTAATCTGTGTTTTAGTTTTCGGATTGTTTGTATTCCTGCCCGTTGGGAATAAAGACGAGATCAAGAATGTGATCATTGAGAAGGGTACTGGACTATCAGAGATAGCTTCGATATTAAAAGAGAACAACATAATACGAGACCGTTACGTGTTCATGCTATATACTACAGCTCTTGGCGCAGGCAAAGATCTAAAGGCTGGCAAGTATAAATTTACTGGGAGGTTCCATATGACCGATATAGTCTTTAAGCTGAACGTCGGCCTGTCTGAACCCGAAGATATTATCGCTTTCATTCCAGAAGGTTATAATATCTGGGAAATTGACGAGAGGCTTTCGGCGCTGGGATTCACCAAAAAAGGTCAATTTGCTAAGGCCAATCTGGATCAGGAAGGATTTCTTTTTCCTGACACATATAAAATCGACTCAGATAATGCTCTGTACGTAGATTCGACTGGAAAACTTTCCGAAAACTCAGCTATAAATTCTATCAAGCAGGCCGCAGTTATTCAAAATATATCAGACAAGATGCGAGCTAATTTTAATAAGCAAATTGACCCATTGCTTAAAGATTTAACATTCGACAAGAGAAAGGAAGTCCTAATACTAGCTTCAATGCTAGAGAAAGAAGTAAGAACTGAGAATGATATGCGTTTAGTCGCCGGAATTATGTATAAGAGATTAAAAAAGGGGATGCCATTGCAGATTGATGCCACCGTTAGCTACGGAGCCTGTCTTAGAAATTTCGTTGCGACAGATTATAAGATCGATTGTGACGTTACGCAGATTGGAGTAGGCAAGGAGATAAGAATCGATTCTGAGTATAATACATACACCAGAAAGACATTACCGATTGGGCCGATATCTAATCCGGGAGTAAGATCAATTAAGGCTATGCTAAATCCATTGGATAGTCCGTATCTCTATTATTTGACAACGCGGGATGGCCAGATGATATATTCTAAGACTGGCTGGGAGCATGAAGCCAACAGAACAAAATATCTTAAGTCCCAGTAG